The following proteins are encoded in a genomic region of Burkholderia cepacia:
- the sdhA gene encoding succinate dehydrogenase flavoprotein subunit, which translates to MAAIKSNLPRRKFDVVIVGAGGSGLRAALQLSRAGLSVGVLSKVFPTRSHTVAAQGGIGASLGNMSEDNWHFHFYDTIKGSDWLGDQDAIEFMCREAPNVVYELEHFGMPFDRNADGTIYQRPFGGHTANYGEKPVQRACAAADRTGHALLHTLYQQNVEAKTQFFVEWMALDLIRDAEGDVLGVTALEMETGDVYIMEGKTTLFATGGAGRIFAASTNAFINTGDGLGMAARSGIALQDMEFWQFHPTGVAGAGVLITEGVRGEGGILRNANGERFMERYAPTLKDLAPRDFVSRSMDQEIKEGRGVGPNKDHVLLDLSHIGAETIMKRLPSIREIALKFANVDAIKEPIPVVPTIHYQMGGIPTNIHGQVVGTSRDHKEPVNGFYAVGECSCVSVHGANRLGTNSLLDLVVFGRAAGNHIVEHVKNQKEHKPLPADAGEYSLARLAKLDKSTSGEYTQDVANDIRATMQKHAGVFRTSALLKEGVDQMAGLAARVENIHLKDKSKVFNTARVEALELENLIEVARATMVSAEARKESRGAHAHSDYEHRDDENWLRHTLWYSEGDRLDYKPVQMKPLTVESVPPKPRTF; encoded by the coding sequence ATGGCTGCAATCAAATCCAACCTCCCGCGCCGCAAGTTCGACGTGGTGATCGTCGGCGCGGGCGGCTCCGGCTTGCGCGCGGCGCTGCAACTGTCGCGCGCGGGCCTGTCGGTCGGCGTGCTGTCGAAGGTGTTCCCGACGCGTTCGCACACGGTGGCCGCGCAGGGCGGTATCGGTGCGTCGCTCGGCAACATGAGCGAAGACAACTGGCACTTCCACTTCTACGACACGATCAAGGGCTCCGACTGGCTCGGCGACCAGGACGCGATCGAATTCATGTGCCGTGAAGCGCCGAACGTCGTGTACGAACTCGAGCACTTCGGCATGCCGTTCGACCGTAACGCGGACGGCACGATCTACCAGCGTCCGTTCGGCGGCCACACCGCGAACTACGGCGAGAAGCCGGTCCAGCGCGCTTGCGCGGCCGCCGACCGTACCGGTCACGCGCTGCTGCACACGCTGTACCAGCAGAACGTCGAAGCGAAGACGCAGTTCTTCGTCGAATGGATGGCGCTCGACCTGATCCGCGATGCGGAAGGCGACGTGCTCGGCGTGACGGCCCTCGAGATGGAGACGGGCGACGTCTACATCATGGAAGGCAAGACGACGCTGTTCGCGACGGGCGGCGCAGGCCGGATCTTCGCGGCATCGACCAACGCGTTCATCAACACCGGCGACGGCCTCGGCATGGCTGCACGCTCGGGCATCGCGCTGCAGGACATGGAGTTCTGGCAGTTCCACCCGACCGGCGTGGCCGGCGCGGGCGTGCTGATCACCGAAGGCGTGCGCGGCGAAGGCGGTATCCTGCGCAACGCGAACGGCGAGCGTTTCATGGAGCGCTACGCGCCGACGCTGAAGGATCTGGCGCCGCGTGACTTCGTGTCGCGTTCGATGGACCAGGAAATCAAGGAAGGTCGCGGCGTCGGTCCGAACAAGGATCACGTGCTGCTCGACCTGTCGCACATCGGCGCCGAGACGATCATGAAGCGTCTGCCGTCGATCCGCGAAATCGCGCTGAAGTTCGCGAACGTCGACGCGATCAAGGAACCGATCCCGGTCGTCCCGACGATCCACTACCAGATGGGCGGCATCCCGACCAACATCCATGGTCAGGTCGTCGGCACGTCGCGCGATCACAAGGAGCCGGTCAACGGTTTCTACGCAGTGGGCGAATGCTCGTGCGTGTCCGTGCACGGCGCGAACCGTCTGGGCACGAACTCGCTGCTGGACCTCGTGGTGTTCGGCCGTGCGGCCGGCAACCACATCGTCGAGCACGTGAAGAACCAGAAGGAACACAAGCCGCTGCCGGCCGACGCAGGCGAATACTCGCTGGCGCGCCTGGCGAAGCTCGACAAGTCGACCTCGGGCGAATACACGCAGGACGTCGCGAACGACATCCGCGCGACGATGCAGAAGCACGCAGGCGTGTTCCGCACGTCGGCACTGCTGAAGGAAGGCGTCGACCAGATGGCCGGCCTGGCAGCGCGCGTGGAAAACATCCACCTGAAGGACAAGTCGAAGGTGTTCAACACCGCGCGCGTCGAAGCGCTCGAGCTGGAGAACCTGATCGAAGTGGCTCGCGCCACGATGGTGTCGGCGGAAGCACGCAAGGAAAGCCGTGGCGCGCACGCTCACAGCGACTACGAACACCGTGACGACGAGAACTGGCTGCGCCACACGCTGTGGTACAGCGAGGGCGATCGCCTCGACTACAAGCCGGTTCAAATGAAGCCGCTGACGGTCGAATCCGTGCCGCCGAAGCCGCGCACGTTCTAA
- the sdhC gene encoding succinate dehydrogenase, cytochrome b556 subunit, translating to MTDAVRKPRPEYRNIGFGDITMKYRMPLAAILSILHRVSGALLFLFLPFLLFLFDQSLTSELSFEVFKAFLSNIIVKLIVLALSWAFFHHFCAGIRHLLMDVNHDAVTKEGGKRTAVVVFVVSIALTIAMALKLFGAF from the coding sequence ATGACTGATGCAGTAAGAAAGCCGAGGCCGGAATACCGGAACATCGGATTCGGCGATATCACGATGAAATATCGCATGCCGCTGGCAGCGATATTGTCGATTCTCCATCGAGTCAGCGGCGCGCTGCTGTTCTTGTTCCTGCCGTTCCTGCTGTTCCTCTTCGACCAGAGCCTGACGTCCGAGCTCAGCTTCGAAGTCTTCAAGGCTTTCCTCTCCAACATCATCGTCAAGCTGATCGTCCTCGCACTGTCGTGGGCCTTCTTCCACCATTTCTGCGCCGGCATTCGCCACCTGCTGATGGACGTCAACCACGACGCCGTCACGAAGGAAGGCGGCAAGCGGACGGCAGTCGTCGTCTTTGTCGTCTCGATCGCCCTGACGATCGCCATGGCACTCAAACTGTTCGGAGCATTCTAA
- the sdhD gene encoding succinate dehydrogenase, hydrophobic membrane anchor protein, whose amino-acid sequence MAANNRIGSKRLVVGAHYGLRDWLAQRITATIMAVYTVILLALFFGAHDFSYEGWASIFAAQWMKLATFVMLLSLFYHAWVGVRDIWMDYVKPVGVRLLLQSLTIVWLLACAGYAAQILWRV is encoded by the coding sequence ATGGCAGCCAATAACCGAATCGGCTCGAAGCGCCTCGTCGTCGGCGCTCATTACGGCCTGCGCGACTGGCTTGCGCAGCGCATCACCGCCACGATCATGGCAGTCTACACGGTCATCCTGCTCGCCCTGTTCTTCGGCGCGCACGATTTCTCGTACGAAGGCTGGGCATCGATCTTCGCCGCGCAATGGATGAAGCTCGCAACCTTCGTGATGCTGCTTTCCCTCTTCTACCACGCATGGGTCGGCGTGCGCGACATCTGGATGGACTACGTGAAGCCCGTCGGTGTGCGCCTGCTGCTGCAATCGCTGACCATCGTCTGGCTGCTCGCATGTGCGGGCTACGCCGCGCAGATTCTCTGGAGAGTGTAA